AAAGCTAACCCTTGTAAACACGTAGGAGCAGTGTATTATCAGTTAGGCGATCGCTTCAGTGAAGATCCTTTTGTACTATTTAAATTGCGCGGACGTAGCAAAGAGCAAATTATCAACGATTTACGCCTATTACGTAGCGCTAAAATTGAAGTTTCGCCAACAGAAACATCTGCTGATATTCAACAGCCAATTACTAACAATCAATCCACAATTAAACTTGACTCATTCTGGCAGTACAATCAACCACTCGATTCCTCTTTAGTAGTAATTGCGCCTAGTGCTAGCGAGACAGTTTTAGATGTATTGGGCGCAATACCCTTAGCCAAAGATGAGGAAAATGTATTAAATATAACTTCTGCTGATGTGGTAATGAAGTATTTGGAGACAGTTTACCAAGATGTTAGGCAGAAGGCTGTTTTAGCTGCAATGAATGTAGGAGAAGGTTAATACCAATTTTGATTTTAGAGCCAGTGCGTTTGTTAGCTACGCTTAAAAATGCTTGTATGGTAGCCACCAGCGTGGTTTTGAATGGAAAATTTCCATCTCTATGAGTGATAACTTAATTTTGTGTGCATGGTTGTATTTATTACATGTAATTGAATGGTATAAATGCAGAGTACTCCTGTTAAACCCACATGGAAGCGCAAAATAAAGTTATTACGGTAGAACTATCTGATGGTACAAATGTCAAAGTCGAAGCTACGCTGATTGGGGAACGCAAATTAAATGTTCCCACCCGACCTTTTCATGAAGTAGCCATTGCTATTGAATCTTTGACTAAGGAAATTGCAGAAGCAATCCAAACAGTTAAACCAGATAAAGCTAGTGTGAAATTTGGGATAGAGATTGCTATGGAAGCAGGTAAACTCACGCCCGTACTAGTTAAAGGTACTTCCACAGCAAATTTAGAGATTACTTTAGAATGGGGTCAACATTCTGTGGAAGAATTCAAAATTCAACCTAGCAACTCCATAAACAAACATTCATCGTCAAGTTAGGCGAGCATAACTTACTGTCCAAATTCCAGCCGCGCTTGTTCTACTAACTCTGCTGTAACAATCTCTTGCTTTGCTTGACGCGCCAAATGTTCAATTCGCGCTTTCGCTTGGGTGCGTACAAAAAAAGGGATATTTTTGAGTTTTTCTTTGGCTTCTGCTGTCCATGCCAAAGCATCTGAGAAATTTGATTGGCTCATATTTAATCCTCCTTTATTGAATCACCGCTAGCAATAAAAATTAATAGATTTAATTTTCTAAATTTTCTAATTTCTCAATCTATTTCCGATCAATTTGATTGTGTCATATTGCAGCAACATTAACTATTAACAATTAATTAAAAACAATACTTCAGTAAGCTTAATTACCGCTGACAAATGACATGCAAAGCGTAATAAAAAAGCTCTTGCTTTTACACAAGAGCTATAAGCATTTAATTGTCAGTGATGAAAGAAAACTGCCGAACTAGTCGAGTTCGTTCATGAACATAACTGGCTCGTTTTCACGGTCAATACCTTTCTCAAAACCACCTGCTGCTGCTCTAGCGCGACCAGCGTGCCACAAGTGACCAATGAGGAAGAAGAAACCTAAAACGAAGTGAGAAGTTGCCAACCATGCACGAGGAGATACATAGTTGAAGGAGTTGATTTCGGTAGCCACACCACCCACAGAGTTCAGAGAACCCAGAGGAGCATGAGTCATATATTCAGCAGCGCGACGAGCTTGCCAAGGCTGAATATCGTTCTTGATTTTTTCTAGGTCAAGACCGTTGGGGCCGCGTAAAGGCTCCAACCAAGGGCCACGGAAATCCCAGAAGCGCATGGTTTCACCACCGAAGATGATTTCACCAGTGGGAGAGCGCATCAA
The genomic region above belongs to Calothrix sp. NIES-2098 and contains:
- a CDS encoding zinc finger SWIM domain-containing protein; protein product: MTNYTLQASREWWSQRWLDLLDSYRFKKRLERARNYSRQGNVLSIEFKGAKVLARVQGSEVEPYKVSLSLEPFSDEEWGYVIETMSKKAIFAAKLLAGEMPQNIEEVFTANGLSLFPFTLSDVRSKCSCPDKANPCKHVGAVYYQLGDRFSEDPFVLFKLRGRSKEQIINDLRLLRSAKIEVSPTETSADIQQPITNNQSTIKLDSFWQYNQPLDSSLVVIAPSASETVLDVLGAIPLAKDEENVLNITSADVVMKYLETVYQDVRQKAVLAAMNVGEG
- a CDS encoding proto-chlorophyllide reductase 57 kD subunit, coding for MSQSNFSDALAWTAEAKEKLKNIPFFVRTQAKARIEHLARQAKQEIVTAELVEQARLEFGQ